In Apostichopus japonicus isolate 1M-3 chromosome 3, ASM3797524v1, whole genome shotgun sequence, a single genomic region encodes these proteins:
- the LOC139965135 gene encoding protein O-linked-mannose beta-1,4-N-acetylglucosaminyltransferase 2-like: MVPLVTIAKVIILSIGWNFFIFEVNWFGHNVLLPFAALPDSEEIYEVPIGSISCSTVGSQSGNRICHLKNLCYSNVFNSFLLASDDDDDDHHKLVRFENVVNFTTVVGSNSTFDYYLSSKTFTDMRHYRKLMFFGSYHLLGQFAPNNIAHDIHDFLLPLFNTLTGLNEFQLDTEPSRTLLIYGLVPITASTRSLYSLFSRYPPTLSLDVMMDESLVCFEDVTIGLSHDTIWYQWGFGQPEGPLDDRKVTSKHLQNFTGYVKEKLNIDDKSACLEKDEFGILFSRKSTRVILNEIKLRESISAQTGMTIRTLSFEQNSLEEIIANVSCAKFIVGMHGSILILGIFLPPNSVLLEMFPYALNANHYTHCRTWVEIKGMDLKYVSWRNRNRSNTVTHSFEGLYPGLTVTEEKRLEILASEEVAPHLCCADPAFRFRLNQDTIVDIPAVIEILLGALEEQGRRANVS, from the coding sequence ATGGTGCCATTGGTTACCATTGCAAAAGTTATTATTTTGTCCATTGGTtggaatttttttatattcGAGGTCAATTGGTTTGGACACAATGTATTGCTACCATTTGCAGCGTTACCCGATTCCGAGGAAATATACGAAGTCCCAATCGGCAGTATATCATGCTCTACCGTTGGTTCACAAAGTGGAAACCGAATATGTCACTTGAAAAACCTGTGTTATTCTAACGTCTTCAACTCATTCCTTCTGGCAtccgacgacgacgacgacgaccaCCATAAATTGGTCCGTTTTGAGAATGTTGTAAACTTTACAACAGTAGTTGGATCTAATTCAACATTTGACTACTATTTATCTTCGAAAACTTTCACAGATATGAGGCATTATAGGAAGCTGATGTTCTTCGGAAGTTATCACCTACTGGGTCAATTTGCACCCAACAACATCGCTCACGATATACATGATTTCCTGTTACCGCTCTTTAACACGTTAACTGGACTAAATGAGTTTCAGCTGGATACAGAGCCATCTCGTACTTTACTAATCTATGGTCTTGTGCCGATTACAGCCTCTACCAGATCTCTGTACAGTTTGTTCTCCCGGTATCCTCCCACGCTCTCACTTGATGTCATGATGGATGAATCGCTTGTGTGTTTTGAAGATGTTACCATTGGTCTATCCCACGATACCATTTGGTATCAATGGGGTTTCGGTCAGCCGGAAGGACCCTTAGATGACAGAAAAGTGACTTCAAAGCATCTTCAAAACTTTACTGGATATGTTAAGGAAAAGTTAAATATCGATGATAAAAGTGCATGTCTTGAGAAAGATGAGTTTGGTATTCTCTTTAGTAGGAAATCCACTCGCGTGATTCTAAATGAGATCAAGCTTCGAGAATCCATCAGCGCTCAGACGGGAATGACAATAAGAACCCTTAGTTTTGAGCAGAACAGCCTGGAGGAAATTATTGCGAATGTTTCGTGCGCCAAATTTATCGTTGGTATGCACGGGTCCATTTTGATTCTGGGTATATTTCTGCCACCTAACAGTGTCTTGTTGGAAATGTTTCCGTATGCACTCAATGCAAACCATTATACTCACTGCCGAACATGGGTTGAAATCAAAGGGATGGACTTAAAGTACGTTTCTTGGAGAAACAGAAACCGCTCGAATACTGTTACTCATTCTTTTGAAGGACTCTACCCTGGTCTGACGGTAACCGAAGAGAAGCGACTGGAAATATTAGCGAGTGAAGAAGTAGCTCCTCATCTTTGTTGTGCTGATCCAGCTTTTAGATTTCGTCTCAATCAAGATACGATTGTTGATATTCCAGCTGTTATAGAGATTCTGCTAGGAGCACTTGAGGAGCAAGGACGTCGGGCAAATGtcagctaa
- the LOC139961133 gene encoding organic solute transporter subunit alpha-like: MTSMLLEGTETPLPLATINWVFNVSDPDCPTTDPSSAEVWQDVQENVALKVGFAILTAGTIILFVSFLEACVFIARKIPHGEEATSLVWIIGIYPVFAVTSLLGIYFPRAIVLCNLTASLYFSVSLYQAWLLFMFYFGDEAMAYAYMSGMEIRLLRCFKNPTITITKKNFRRLKAGILQVATLQPVVLFIEDILWLNGTYNSSKITWDDAFLYLNSVGLLSSAVALVALTITLKASKSHLQSQFYVTQKYLIIILALIFANMQITLLHILTFANVIPCRPPFKTEQRANRYQSLILLIESFLVYPLALLYIRTRKGNIVGILDTRESIFQYDVTSNGYVKSKKKPPKRVTDQRTLHFNTYTSI, translated from the exons ATGACGTCCATGCTGTTGGAGGGTACTGAAACGCCGCTGCCGTTAGCAACCATCAACTGGGTGTTTAATGTCAGTGATCCCGATTGCCCCACGACGGACCCCTCGTCAGCGGAAGTGTGGCAAG ATGTCCAAGAAAATGTTGCTTTGAAAGTTGGTTTTGCCATACTTACTGCGGGAACAATCATCTTGTTTGTGAGTTTTCTGGAAGCTTGTGTCTTCATAGCGAGAAAAATTCCACACGGAGAGGAAGCTACCAGTTTAGTGTGGATCATCGGCATATATCCG GTGTTCGCTGTGACGTCATTGCTGGGAATTTACTTCCCTCGGGCTATTGTATTATGCAACCTGACTGCAtcttt ATACTTTTCCGTGAGTTTATATCAAGCATGGCTTCTCTTTATGTTCTACTTCGGAGACGAGGCAATGGCTTATGCGTACATGTCGGGAATGGAAATCAGATTACTTAGGTGCTTCAAAAATCCGACGATAACAATAACAAA AAAAAACTTTCGCCGACTTAAAGCTGGTATTCTTCAGGTAGCAACTCTCCAGCCCGTAGTTCTATTTATTGAGGATATATTATGGTTAAACGGGACATACAACAGTAGTAAG ATCACGTGGGATGATGCATTTCTGTATCTTAACAGCGTTGGTCTTCTATCGAGTGCCGTAGCTCTAGTAGCTCTCACTATAACATTAAAAGCATCGAAATCACATCTGCAGTCCCAGTTCTACGTCACACAGAAGTATCTCATTATCATACTAGCACTGATATTcgcaaatatgcaaattactcTCCTGCATATTTTAACCTTTGCTAACGTCATACCCTGCCGTCCACCTTTCAAGACAGAGCAGAGAGCAAATC GCTACCAATCCCTCATTCTGCTGATTGAGTCATTCTTAGTTTATCCACTTGCATTACTATATATTCGAACCAGGAAAGGTAATATTGTGGGTATTCTTGATACCAGGGAGTCCATCTTCCAGTACGACGTCACATCGAATGGATACGTAAAGAGCAAAAAGAAGCCACCAAAACGAGTCACTGACCAGAGAACCTTGCACTTTAACACGTATACAAGTATTTAG